A DNA window from Bdellovibrio sp. BCCA contains the following coding sequences:
- the gatC gene encoding Asp-tRNA(Asn)/Glu-tRNA(Gln) amidotransferase subunit GatC: MIDKKTIEHIAKLARLHITDEEAQEYSTQLAKALNHFETISKINTAGVEPLITPTEIESFWREDVVKQEFSAEEMTANAPAKAGNLFKVPPVV; this comes from the coding sequence GTGATTGATAAAAAGACCATCGAGCATATTGCGAAGCTCGCCCGCCTCCATATCACTGACGAAGAAGCTCAAGAGTACAGCACTCAGCTCGCAAAAGCTCTCAATCATTTCGAGACTATTTCAAAAATCAATACAGCCGGAGTCGAACCTCTGATCACTCCTACAGAAATTGAATCTTTCTGGCGTGAAGATGTCGTTAAACAAGAATTTTCTGCGGAAGAAATGACGGCGAACGCACCTGCGAAAGCTGGAAACCTTTTTAAAGTTCCACCTGTTGTTTAG
- the gatA gene encoding Asp-tRNA(Asn)/Glu-tRNA(Gln) amidotransferase subunit GatA gives MDLTFASMSEIVDAVKTKKVSVKEITHHFKTRIENIDGKLNSFTSINPNAANEAEALDERLAKGEDLGVLAGVPFGIKEMFCTKGLKTTAGSKILENFVPPYDSTVVARLKKAGVVILGKLNQDEFAMGSSNETSFHGVVKNPWNLECVPGGSSGGSAAAQASRLVAGTLGTDTGGSIRQPASFCGIVGVKPTYGRVSRYGIIAYASSLDQAGPMVSSVKDAALTLEVISGFDEYDSTTTQRSVPAWSKNLKADVKGMKIGLMKEYMSGSLHPDVQKTVENSVDTLKKMGAEIVEVSVPMTEFAVPVYYLVAASEASSNLARYDGVKYGFRADFKNLSAIDLEEFYGKTRGLGFGKEVKRRIMLGTYCLSSGYYDAYYNKAGQVRRLIMNQYLEAFKNCDVILSPVTTAPAFKIGERISDPLAMYLNDIFTTSTNLAGLPGMSVPFGMSQDGLPIGIQLTASHFEEQKMLDVGFALESASPVKGKNPHVI, from the coding sequence ATGGATTTAACATTTGCTTCCATGAGCGAAATTGTCGACGCCGTAAAAACAAAAAAAGTGAGTGTGAAAGAAATCACTCACCACTTTAAAACACGCATTGAAAATATTGATGGGAAATTAAATTCTTTTACATCAATCAATCCTAATGCTGCCAACGAAGCAGAAGCTTTGGATGAACGCCTAGCTAAAGGCGAAGACCTGGGCGTCTTAGCGGGAGTTCCTTTTGGTATTAAAGAAATGTTTTGCACAAAAGGTCTTAAAACAACAGCAGGATCAAAAATCCTAGAAAACTTTGTTCCCCCTTATGACTCCACTGTTGTGGCGCGCCTTAAAAAAGCCGGCGTCGTGATCTTAGGAAAACTCAATCAAGATGAATTTGCCATGGGTTCTTCCAATGAAACGTCCTTTCATGGTGTCGTAAAAAATCCGTGGAACTTAGAATGCGTTCCTGGAGGATCTTCAGGAGGCTCTGCCGCCGCTCAAGCTTCACGTTTGGTTGCAGGAACTTTGGGAACTGATACCGGCGGATCCATTCGCCAACCGGCAAGTTTTTGTGGAATCGTGGGGGTAAAGCCGACTTACGGCCGCGTGAGCCGCTACGGAATCATCGCTTATGCTTCTTCTTTGGATCAGGCGGGCCCCATGGTGAGTTCCGTAAAAGATGCGGCTCTCACTTTGGAAGTCATTTCTGGTTTTGACGAATACGATTCTACAACAACGCAAAGATCTGTTCCTGCTTGGAGTAAAAACCTAAAAGCCGATGTGAAAGGTATGAAGATCGGTCTCATGAAAGAATACATGAGTGGCAGTCTTCATCCTGACGTGCAGAAGACTGTGGAAAACTCTGTTGATACTCTAAAAAAAATGGGAGCTGAGATTGTTGAAGTTTCCGTTCCTATGACAGAGTTCGCAGTTCCTGTTTATTATCTCGTGGCTGCAAGTGAAGCGTCTTCAAATCTTGCGCGTTATGACGGCGTGAAATATGGATTCAGAGCGGATTTTAAAAATCTCTCGGCGATTGATCTTGAAGAGTTTTACGGAAAAACACGCGGACTTGGTTTTGGAAAAGAAGTCAAACGCCGTATCATGCTTGGAACTTACTGCCTATCGAGTGGTTATTATGATGCCTACTATAATAAAGCAGGCCAAGTTCGTCGCTTGATCATGAACCAATATCTTGAAGCCTTTAAAAATTGCGATGTAATTTTAAGTCCTGTGACTACAGCTCCGGCATTTAAAATAGGCGAGCGCATTTCAGATCCTCTGGCGATGTATTTAAACGACATCTTCACAACGTCCACGAATCTTGCGGGCCTTCCAGGCATGAGTGTGCCTTTTGGAATGTCACAAGACGGTCTTCCTATTGGCATTCAGCTGACAGCGAGCCACTTCGAAGAACAGAAGATGCTCGATGTTGGATTCGCACTGGAAAGCGCTTCGCCGGTGAAAGGAAAAAATCCCCATGTCATATAG
- the gatB gene encoding Asp-tRNA(Asn)/Glu-tRNA(Gln) amidotransferase subunit GatB, with the protein MSYRGFEAVIGIEIHVQLSTATKIFCADSTEFNAGDNENTSPVSVGMPGTLPVVNKKAIEYSVKTGLALGCDIRRKSIFARKNYFYPDLPKGYQISQYDKPICENGKVTFKVDGVEKTVSITRAHMEEDAGKSIHHGDHTLINYNRSGIPLLEVVSGPDIRSPAEAAEYGRTIRQIVRYLDVCDGNLEEGSMRCDCNVSVRKVGAPQFGTKVEIKNINSFRFVEKAIEFEIERQIDAVERGEKIIQETRLWDPDKNRTFSMRTKEDAQDYRYFQDPDLLPVFVTEEMIEKYRKELPELPIARARRFQEEHALPELDAQVLTTEKSLADFYEETAKEAKNFKASSNWIMTELIRELNSANKDIKDSPIKPKQLGRMIALIDNGTISGKMAKAVFQEMWDSGKDPETVVKEKGLVQISDPAAIEKLIDEVLANNAQAVDDHKTGKKKNLFGFFVGAVMKASKGQANPELVNKILQEKLK; encoded by the coding sequence ATGTCATATAGAGGTTTTGAAGCCGTCATCGGTATTGAGATTCACGTGCAGTTAAGTACTGCGACAAAAATCTTTTGCGCGGATTCGACGGAATTTAATGCGGGCGATAATGAAAATACATCTCCTGTAAGTGTTGGAATGCCGGGCACTTTGCCTGTCGTAAACAAAAAAGCGATTGAGTATTCAGTTAAAACGGGTCTTGCTCTTGGCTGTGATATTCGTCGCAAATCTATTTTCGCGAGAAAAAATTATTTCTATCCGGATCTTCCTAAGGGTTATCAAATTTCCCAATATGACAAGCCGATCTGTGAAAACGGCAAGGTGACTTTCAAGGTCGATGGTGTTGAAAAAACCGTGTCCATCACGCGAGCTCACATGGAAGAAGACGCAGGAAAATCCATTCACCATGGCGATCACACTTTGATCAACTACAACCGCTCAGGAATTCCCCTTCTTGAAGTCGTTTCTGGTCCCGATATTCGCAGTCCTGCGGAAGCCGCTGAATACGGAAGAACGATTCGCCAGATCGTGCGCTATCTTGACGTCTGCGATGGAAATCTTGAAGAAGGCTCTATGCGCTGTGACTGTAACGTGTCGGTCCGTAAAGTTGGTGCGCCGCAATTTGGAACGAAAGTTGAAATTAAGAATATCAACTCCTTCCGCTTCGTGGAAAAAGCGATTGAGTTTGAGATTGAAAGACAAATCGACGCTGTTGAGCGTGGAGAAAAAATTATTCAGGAAACTCGCCTGTGGGACCCTGATAAGAACCGCACTTTCTCAATGCGCACCAAGGAAGACGCTCAAGATTATCGTTACTTCCAAGATCCCGATCTTTTACCTGTATTTGTCACAGAAGAAATGATTGAGAAATATAGAAAGGAATTGCCAGAACTTCCTATTGCACGTGCTCGGCGTTTTCAAGAGGAGCACGCACTTCCTGAATTGGATGCCCAGGTTCTTACGACTGAAAAATCCTTGGCGGATTTCTATGAAGAGACAGCCAAAGAGGCTAAAAACTTTAAAGCCTCTTCAAACTGGATTATGACTGAATTGATTCGTGAACTTAATTCAGCGAACAAAGACATCAAGGACTCACCGATCAAACCAAAACAGCTGGGTCGTATGATCGCCCTTATTGATAACGGCACAATCTCCGGAAAAATGGCGAAAGCGGTTTTTCAGGAAATGTGGGATTCAGGAAAAGACCCTGAAACTGTCGTTAAAGAAAAAGGTCTTGTGCAAATTTCTGATCCAGCTGCCATCGAAAAACTTATTGATGAGGTTCTTGCCAACAATGCGCAAGCGGTGGACGATCACAAAACGGGTAAAAAGAAAAATCTTTTTGGCTTCTTTGTGGGTGCCGTGATGAAAGCGTCGAAAGGTCAGGCGAATCCGGAACTTGTGAATAAAATTCTGCAGGAGAAATTAAAGTAA
- a CDS encoding Ppx/GppA phosphatase family protein — protein sequence MKVAALDLGTNTFLCLIAEGTEKGITKVHKDLVQVVRLGQGVDKTGEFHPDALTRARQCLTEFKKEIDVQKVDRILAMATSAARDAKNGKELFKMGEDLGIPIEIIPGEDEARITYQGATAGSSDDQKTSLVVDVGGGSTELISGRGTKILFGESLNIGGVRLTEKFISTQPVPQNERENLKQYIQTQLQTVLPELKKEKIDQIIAVAGTPTSLVAIEVGGFDEKKVDGFFLKKERLAYWVDEFANTTVEEKKTKYGLGGRADIIYAGASILLAVIEALNLPGMVVSTKGVRYGVALEMLRK from the coding sequence ATGAAAGTGGCGGCTCTTGATCTAGGCACAAATACATTTTTGTGCCTTATCGCTGAAGGAACAGAAAAAGGAATCACGAAGGTTCATAAAGATTTAGTGCAAGTAGTGCGTTTAGGTCAGGGAGTTGATAAAACGGGAGAGTTCCATCCCGATGCTTTAACCCGAGCACGCCAATGCCTTACGGAATTTAAAAAAGAAATTGATGTGCAAAAAGTCGATCGCATTCTGGCGATGGCCACGTCGGCGGCGCGAGATGCAAAAAATGGAAAAGAACTCTTTAAAATGGGCGAAGATTTAGGGATTCCCATTGAAATCATTCCCGGTGAAGACGAAGCCCGTATCACTTATCAAGGGGCCACAGCGGGTTCTAGCGACGATCAAAAAACTTCTCTCGTGGTTGATGTTGGCGGTGGTTCCACGGAACTTATTTCTGGCCGTGGCACGAAAATTCTTTTTGGAGAAAGTCTTAATATCGGCGGTGTTCGTTTGACGGAAAAATTTATCAGCACGCAACCTGTTCCGCAAAACGAAAGAGAAAATTTAAAACAGTATATTCAAACGCAGTTGCAAACTGTTTTACCGGAACTAAAAAAAGAAAAAATCGATCAAATCATTGCCGTTGCTGGCACGCCCACATCTTTGGTGGCCATTGAAGTCGGCGGTTTTGATGAAAAGAAAGTTGATGGTTTCTTTTTGAAGAAGGAACGACTGGCTTATTGGGTGGATGAATTTGCCAACACCACCGTTGAAGAAAAGAAAACGAAATACGGCCTGGGCGGAAGAGCGGATATTATTTATGCCGGAGCTTCTATTTTACTCGCCGTGATTGAAGCGCTAAACTTACCAGGAATGGTTGTATCAACAAAGGGAGTTCGTTATGGCGTTGCTCTGGAGATGCTTCGCAAATAA
- a CDS encoding DUF192 domain-containing protein, whose product MALLWRCFANKNFFAVGMLSLFLSFSAHAKDFDKKKITLGGKTLVVEVASTPDQHERGLMFRDKMGPDEGMLFIFKNEETRFFWMKNTLIDLAIGYFDKNGTLIDVQEMVSGKGIPDAELPSYPSAKPAKYALEMNKGWFDKNKVKLGSKLKIQ is encoded by the coding sequence ATGGCGTTGCTCTGGAGATGCTTCGCAAATAAAAATTTCTTCGCAGTGGGAATGCTCTCACTGTTTTTATCTTTTTCGGCTCACGCAAAAGACTTTGATAAAAAGAAGATCACATTAGGAGGCAAGACCTTGGTCGTAGAAGTAGCATCGACTCCTGATCAGCATGAACGTGGACTTATGTTCAGAGACAAAATGGGACCAGATGAAGGAATGCTCTTTATATTTAAAAATGAAGAGACCAGATTTTTCTGGATGAAGAATACGTTAATAGATCTCGCTATCGGCTACTTCGATAAAAACGGGACGTTGATCGATGTTCAGGAAATGGTCTCTGGTAAAGGAATTCCGGATGCGGAACTTCCGTCGTATCCAAGTGCAAAACCCGCAAAGTATGCACTAGAGATGAATAAGGGTTGGTTCGACAAAAACAAAGTGAAACTTGGTAGCAAGCTCAAGATCCAGTAA
- a CDS encoding PilZ domain-containing protein, with protein MEDTVNVPAPRTPLNLEVSFKRNYAREQTKGTLKNISISGAFLEFVGGDVRANEKLNLVFIVAGRERKVAAHVIWTNSVGCGVKFMPVNNRDVQIVDDLIYFVENSREDRRSVMDTIFKKVG; from the coding sequence GTGGAGGACACAGTTAATGTTCCGGCACCAAGAACCCCTCTGAACCTAGAGGTTTCGTTTAAGCGCAACTATGCGCGCGAACAAACTAAAGGCACGCTTAAAAATATCAGCATCTCAGGAGCCTTTCTAGAATTTGTCGGTGGGGACGTGCGAGCCAACGAAAAGTTAAACTTAGTATTTATAGTTGCAGGTCGTGAGCGCAAAGTGGCTGCTCATGTGATCTGGACTAATTCAGTAGGCTGTGGAGTGAAATTCATGCCTGTGAATAACAGAGACGTTCAGATCGTCGATGACTTGATCTACTTCGTCGAGAATAGTCGGGAAGATCGAAGATCTGTGATGGATACGATCTTTAAAAAGGTCGGATAG
- a CDS encoding murein L,D-transpeptidase catalytic domain family protein: MKLVHTVTSALILFSSLAAQAAPATAITKKILSQGVPVQAYEKLVKFMDEFQGRSFNQDTYTCEGRDASSVKPCEEEKRTRSNKTVTLNSPTYVAIVDFGSPSSQRRFYLINLKTGDVNKYYVSHGLGSGSTDIPTKFSNIKDSKQTSLGMYLTGEVYQGHYGNTLRMYGLERSNDEAYNRDIVLHGAWYVGEDFINSTNERTGQKYGRLGVSWGCPAVSRAIADKIIPLLKGGSLIMHYHPTLMDEALSGKEVRVSQK; encoded by the coding sequence ATGAAGCTCGTTCACACTGTGACAAGTGCCTTGATTCTCTTTAGTTCGTTAGCAGCGCAAGCAGCTCCGGCAACAGCGATTACAAAAAAGATTTTAAGCCAAGGTGTTCCCGTTCAAGCGTACGAAAAACTTGTGAAGTTTATGGATGAGTTTCAGGGTCGCTCTTTCAACCAAGACACTTACACTTGTGAAGGACGTGATGCTTCCAGCGTGAAGCCTTGCGAAGAAGAAAAACGCACTCGTTCCAACAAAACTGTCACACTGAACTCACCAACATATGTGGCTATCGTTGACTTCGGTTCACCTTCTTCACAGCGTCGCTTTTATCTAATCAATCTAAAAACAGGTGATGTGAACAAGTACTATGTTTCTCACGGACTTGGCAGCGGCAGCACGGATATTCCGACGAAATTTAGCAACATCAAAGATTCAAAACAAACTTCCTTAGGAATGTATCTCACTGGAGAAGTTTACCAAGGTCATTACGGAAACACTCTGCGCATGTATGGTTTGGAACGTTCTAATGATGAAGCGTACAATCGCGATATCGTTTTGCACGGCGCCTGGTATGTGGGTGAAGACTTCATCAACTCTACCAATGAAAGAACGGGGCAGAAATACGGACGCTTGGGTGTGAGCTGGGGATGTCCTGCAGTTTCTCGTGCGATTGCTGATAAAATTATTCCTCTACTTAAGGGTGGAAGCTTGATTATGCACTATCATCCGACGTTGATGGATGAAGCTCTTTCAGGAAAAGAAGTTCGCGTCAGTCAGAAATAA
- the rho gene encoding transcription termination factor Rho yields MSEPKDSQGVEVVKKRTRTKVAEETPAESAPQAAAPAPEPVAAETSTTAAPTSEASASTPAPQQEPQQQQQRQDRPQHQQRREFRPNNRDNRDNRDNRGGGHRHDRNNGQQRRDFRNDRGDRGDRHRDEGQPVGDDTQHSTPPAQTQEVDLADIQLTDEEKTWLSSKDLKSKNITQLTELATKLKIENAAGLRRQDMIFEILKRAAKLGQDIYGSGVLEILPDGYGFLRSPDYNYLPGPDDIYVSPSQIRRFGLRTGDTVTGTVRPPKDGERYFALLKVDSLNFETTEKGKDKILFDNLTPLYPNERLKLEHSPGEYTTRVVDLMAPLGKGQRALIVAPPRTGKTVLMQQIANAITHNHPEVKLIVLLIDERPEEVTDMQRTVKGEVVSSTFDEPPTRHVQVAEMVIEKAKRLVEHKHDVVILLDSITRLARAYNTVVPPSGKILSGGVDSNALHKPKRFFGAARNIEEGGSLTIIATALIDTGSRMDEVIFEEFKGTGNAEIHLDRKLMEKRIFPCMDINKSGTRKEDLLVEKADLNRLWILRKVLAPMNPVDAMEFLLDKVGNTKTNLDFLKAMSGPG; encoded by the coding sequence TTGTCTGAGCCCAAAGATTCACAAGGCGTTGAAGTCGTGAAGAAGCGCACTCGCACAAAAGTCGCTGAAGAAACACCCGCTGAGTCTGCACCACAAGCCGCTGCACCAGCCCCAGAGCCGGTAGCCGCTGAAACTTCCACTACTGCAGCTCCAACTTCCGAAGCTTCCGCTTCCACCCCAGCTCCACAACAAGAACCACAACAGCAACAACAAAGACAAGATCGTCCCCAACACCAACAACGTCGCGAATTCCGTCCAAACAATCGTGATAACCGTGACAACCGCGATAATCGCGGCGGTGGACATCGTCATGATAGAAACAACGGACAACAACGCCGTGATTTCCGTAATGATCGCGGTGACCGTGGTGACAGACACCGTGATGAAGGTCAACCTGTAGGAGACGATACACAGCACTCAACTCCACCAGCGCAAACGCAAGAAGTGGATTTGGCTGATATTCAATTAACCGATGAAGAGAAAACTTGGTTATCTTCAAAGGACTTGAAATCAAAAAACATCACGCAGCTGACTGAGCTTGCGACAAAACTAAAAATCGAAAACGCCGCAGGTCTTCGTCGTCAAGACATGATCTTTGAAATCTTGAAGCGTGCCGCGAAACTAGGACAAGATATTTACGGTTCTGGTGTTCTTGAAATCCTGCCTGATGGTTACGGTTTCTTGCGTTCTCCAGATTACAACTATCTTCCGGGTCCGGATGATATCTACGTTTCTCCATCACAAATTCGTCGTTTTGGTTTGAGAACAGGTGACACGGTCACAGGAACTGTTCGTCCTCCAAAAGATGGTGAGCGTTACTTTGCACTTTTGAAAGTAGATTCATTGAATTTTGAAACTACTGAAAAAGGTAAAGACAAAATCCTTTTCGACAACTTAACGCCGCTTTATCCAAATGAAAGACTTAAACTTGAGCACAGCCCTGGAGAGTACACAACACGTGTCGTGGATTTGATGGCTCCTCTTGGAAAAGGTCAACGTGCCTTGATCGTCGCACCTCCAAGAACTGGTAAAACAGTTTTGATGCAACAAATTGCGAACGCGATCACTCACAATCATCCGGAAGTAAAATTGATCGTTCTATTGATCGATGAACGTCCGGAAGAGGTGACTGACATGCAACGTACTGTAAAAGGTGAAGTTGTATCGTCAACATTCGATGAGCCACCAACTCGCCACGTTCAAGTTGCAGAGATGGTTATCGAAAAAGCAAAACGCTTGGTTGAGCACAAACACGACGTGGTGATCCTGCTTGATTCCATCACTCGTTTGGCCCGCGCTTACAACACGGTTGTTCCTCCTTCTGGAAAAATCTTGTCAGGTGGTGTGGATTCCAACGCCCTTCACAAACCAAAACGTTTCTTCGGTGCTGCTCGTAACATCGAAGAAGGTGGATCTTTGACGATCATCGCAACAGCGTTGATCGACACAGGTTCTCGTATGGATGAGGTTATCTTCGAGGAATTTAAAGGTACAGGTAATGCCGAGATCCACTTGGATCGTAAGCTTATGGAAAAACGTATCTTCCCTTGCATGGACATCAACAAGTCCGGCACTCGTAAAGAAGATTTGCTTGTAGAAAAAGCGGACTTGAACCGTTTGTGGATCTTGAGAAAAGTTCTTGCTCCAATGAATCCCGTCGACGCCATGGAATTCCTGCTCGACAAAGTTGGAAACACAAAAACAAATCTCGACTTCCTAAAAGCCATGTCCGGCCCCGGCTAA
- a CDS encoding DUF2461 domain-containing protein has translation MVYKYPRIINALDNISSGGGFVAKTASEIEIQDFKGFSPEAFRFLKSLKKNNKRDWFQPRKETYEELLRHPMMAVVFELAEECKSFAPEITFNPKRNVLRIYRDTRFSKDKSPYKTNVAANFPFGTYGKNMDSPGLYLHIEPGQVFVAGGLYMPNSLQLRKIREAILKNPDAFLDIVESKEFKKHFNGLEGEKLKTTPRGISAEHPMIEYLRHKQFFVSNTFEESAAYKKDFPKKVAKEFKAMMPLLRWLNKAQSMW, from the coding sequence ATGGTTTATAAATATCCTCGTATTATCAATGCTTTAGATAATATATCAAGTGGCGGAGGTTTTGTGGCAAAAACGGCTTCTGAGATTGAAATTCAGGACTTTAAGGGCTTTTCACCCGAAGCATTTCGCTTCTTAAAATCCCTCAAAAAGAACAATAAACGGGACTGGTTTCAGCCCCGCAAAGAAACTTATGAAGAGCTTTTGCGTCACCCGATGATGGCCGTCGTTTTTGAATTGGCGGAGGAATGCAAAAGTTTTGCTCCGGAAATCACCTTTAATCCCAAGCGCAATGTTTTAAGAATTTATCGCGACACACGCTTTAGCAAAGACAAGTCTCCTTATAAAACAAACGTTGCGGCAAATTTTCCGTTTGGCACTTACGGAAAAAACATGGATAGCCCAGGACTTTACCTGCACATTGAGCCGGGCCAAGTTTTCGTGGCTGGCGGACTTTATATGCCGAACTCTTTGCAGCTCAGAAAAATTCGCGAAGCTATTTTGAAAAATCCCGACGCATTTTTAGACATCGTTGAAAGCAAAGAGTTTAAAAAACATTTCAACGGTCTTGAGGGTGAAAAGCTTAAAACAACTCCGCGCGGAATTTCTGCTGAGCATCCGATGATTGAATATCTTCGCCACAAGCAATTTTTTGTCTCAAACACTTTTGAAGAAAGTGCGGCTTACAAAAAGGATTTCCCGAAAAAAGTTGCTAAAGAGTTTAAAGCGATGATGCCGCTTTTACGTTGGCTTAATAAAGCGCAAAGCATGTGGTGA
- a CDS encoding type B 50S ribosomal protein L31, with protein MKQNLHPKVNTVVFKDISCDYSFLGTTTLHSSETVKWEDGKEYPLIKVEISSASHPFFTGKQRVMDTEGRIDRFKKRYGKK; from the coding sequence ATGAAACAAAACCTACATCCAAAAGTAAATACTGTTGTATTTAAGGATATCTCTTGCGATTACTCGTTCTTGGGAACGACTACTCTTCATTCTTCAGAAACTGTTAAGTGGGAAGACGGTAAAGAGTATCCATTGATCAAAGTTGAGATCTCTTCTGCATCTCACCCATTCTTCACTGGAAAACAACGTGTCATGGATACTGAAGGTCGTATCGATCGTTTCAAAAAACGTTACGGCAAAAAGTAA
- the prfA gene encoding peptide chain release factor 1, whose amino-acid sequence MFSKLDEVESRYEEVNMALQRPDIASNQTQYRALMKELGNLEKIVVPYRDFKKKSENLKASKELLTAEQDPEMRELIREEVKELEAELPALEHELKIALIPKDPNDDKNIILEIRAGAGGDEAALFADELFRGYVHYASSQGWKVEMLSFSEGNAGGAKEIIASITGDSVFSKLKYESGVHRVQRVPKTEAAGRIHTSTVTVAVIPEVEVTEIKIPMSDLRIETMRSQGAGGQSVNRTESAVRIVHLPTGIDVKCQEGKSQSSNRERAFQILYAKLQQIEDEKARKEASDVRLEQIGTGDRSERIRTYNFPQTRITDHRIGLTIHQLDQVMGGSFELLIDPLVANFQAEALKKQTASA is encoded by the coding sequence ATGTTCTCGAAATTGGACGAAGTGGAATCACGCTATGAAGAAGTCAATATGGCTCTTCAAAGGCCCGATATTGCTTCCAACCAAACGCAGTATCGCGCGTTGATGAAAGAACTTGGAAATCTAGAAAAGATTGTTGTTCCCTATCGCGACTTCAAAAAGAAGTCCGAGAATTTGAAGGCGAGCAAAGAGCTTTTAACTGCCGAACAAGATCCAGAAATGCGTGAACTTATTCGTGAAGAAGTGAAAGAGCTCGAAGCTGAGCTTCCTGCGCTTGAGCACGAACTTAAAATCGCTTTGATCCCGAAAGATCCTAACGACGACAAGAATATCATTCTTGAGATTCGTGCGGGTGCCGGCGGTGACGAAGCGGCGTTGTTTGCTGATGAGCTTTTCCGTGGTTATGTTCACTATGCTTCCTCTCAAGGTTGGAAAGTCGAAATGCTTTCTTTCTCTGAAGGAAATGCGGGCGGAGCTAAAGAGATCATCGCAAGCATCACAGGTGATTCTGTCTTCAGTAAATTGAAATACGAATCAGGCGTTCACCGCGTTCAGCGTGTTCCAAAAACAGAAGCAGCCGGCCGTATTCATACGTCCACTGTGACTGTGGCAGTCATTCCTGAAGTCGAAGTCACTGAAATCAAAATTCCGATGAGTGATCTTCGTATTGAGACCATGCGTTCTCAAGGTGCCGGCGGTCAGTCCGTCAACAGAACTGAGTCTGCAGTTCGTATCGTGCATCTTCCAACAGGTATCGACGTAAAGTGCCAAGAAGGTAAGTCTCAGTCTTCCAACAGAGAGCGTGCCTTCCAAATCCTTTACGCGAAGTTGCAACAAATCGAAGACGAAAAGGCTCGCAAAGAGGCTTCGGATGTTCGTTTGGAGCAAATTGGCACAGGCGATCGTTCAGAGCGCATTCGTACTTACAACTTCCCGCAAACTCGTATTACTGATCACCGCATCGGTTTGACGATTCATCAGCTGGACCAAGTCATGGGCGGCTCATTTGAGTTGCTGATTGACCCACTCGTTGCTAACTTTCAAGCAGAGGCATTAAAAAAACAAACCGCCTCTGCTTAG
- the prmC gene encoding peptide chain release factor N(5)-glutamine methyltransferase has product MKLKEILDKTTAFFKDKKIESPRLDAELLLAHGLKLERIQLYLRFDQPMKEEELAVLRELVRRRASGEPVAYILGYRDFFGHRFEVNSDVLIPRPETEHVVEEVIQWAKDKEPNLGFIDLGAGSGCIGLSLLKEFPEARLISVDLSEKALGVAKRNADSLGVSDRVKFIHADAGNHDVVMSAYKEFVGKDKVDALVSNPPYIAHNDPAVEENVKKFEPNSALYAEAEGLALLKNWSQVYACHLKSPGIMLMEMGMTQGPAMKEHFADLKIFNEISVIKDLSGHDRVIRGVTHG; this is encoded by the coding sequence ATGAAGTTAAAAGAAATCCTCGATAAGACGACGGCATTTTTCAAAGATAAAAAAATCGAAAGCCCCCGCTTGGATGCGGAGCTTTTGCTTGCTCATGGTTTAAAGCTTGAGCGCATTCAGCTTTATCTTCGTTTTGATCAACCGATGAAAGAGGAAGAGCTTGCGGTTTTGCGTGAGCTTGTTCGTCGTAGGGCCTCAGGGGAGCCTGTCGCCTACATTCTTGGTTATCGCGATTTCTTTGGTCATCGCTTTGAAGTGAATTCCGATGTTTTAATTCCTCGTCCTGAAACTGAACATGTTGTTGAAGAAGTCATTCAATGGGCGAAAGACAAAGAACCAAATCTTGGTTTCATTGATCTTGGCGCAGGTTCAGGTTGTATTGGTTTGTCTCTTCTTAAAGAATTTCCTGAAGCGCGTTTGATCTCCGTTGATCTTTCAGAAAAAGCGCTTGGAGTGGCAAAACGCAATGCGGACTCTTTAGGAGTTTCTGACCGTGTGAAGTTCATCCATGCAGACGCTGGGAATCACGATGTCGTGATGTCGGCCTACAAAGAGTTTGTCGGCAAAGACAAAGTGGATGCGCTTGTTTCAAATCCTCCTTATATTGCACATAACGATCCGGCTGTAGAAGAAAACGTGAAAAAGTTTGAGCCTAATTCGGCTTTGTATGCCGAAGCTGAAGGTTTAGCCCTTTTGAAAAATTGGTCGCAGGTTTATGCCTGTCATCTGAAGTCTCCGGGAATTATGTTAATGGAAATGGGTATGACTCAGGGACCCGCGATGAAAGAGCACTTCGCCGACTTAAAAATATTTAACGAAATCAGTGTCATCAAAGATCTTTCCGGGCATGATAGAGTCATTCGTGGAGTAACGCATGGATAA